AAACGGACTGGACATCGACCGAGGGATCGTACAATCCACCCGCAATCAGAATATTTTTTACTTTGTCGAGGCGTTTGTTCTCTTTTTGGATATCGTGTAAGGATACCGCAAATAGTGAGACAAAAAGAGAACAGACCAGACAAAGGGCCACCGCAACAAAGATCGTTTTTTGGATGCTGTCATTCTGCACGGGCCAGTCTCCTTTTGATATTGCGGTCGATAAAGACGCGGTCGATGATGGGCGCGAATACGTTGGCGAATAATATGGCCAGCATGATGCCTTCGGGATAGGCCGGGTTGGTTACGCGGATTAGTACTGTCATGACGCCTATTAAAATACCATAGACCCATTTGCCCTGGCGCGTCATGGCTGCGCTGACTGGATCGGTTGCCATGAATACAGTGCCAAATGCAAAGCCGCCGATGACGAAATGCCAGGCCGGAGATACGTTGAGTAGCGGGTTGGTGGTGCTGCCGATCCAGTTGAAGAATAGTGCAGATACGATCATGCCGATGGTTACACCAGCCATGATTTGCCACGAGCCAACGCGGGTTAATATCAAGACGCCTGCGCCCAATAAACAGCAAAGGGTTGAGGTTTCTCCCATGGATCCCGGGATCAGACCGATAAAGGACTCCCACCATGTGTAATCCAGCTGGATATGGGTATCGGCATAGGCCGCTAATGGCGTTGCCTGGCTATATCCATCGACGGCGATCCAGACTGCATCGCCCGAGATTTGCGCGGGATAGGCAAAATAGAGAAATGCGCGGCCCGTGAGCGCGGGGTTTAAGAAGTTCATTCCCACGCCGCCGAAAATTTCTTTGCCTATTACGACGCCAAAGATGATGCCAAGGGCAACCTGCCACAGGGGTATCAGGGGCGGCATTGTCAGAGGGAATAGCGTGCTGGTGACGAGAAATCCCTCGTTGATCTCGTGTTTGCGAATGACTGCAAAGATGGCTTCGCAGATGCCACCTGCGGCTATGGTTACGAGTTGTACGGGTACAAAATAAATGGCGCCTATCGCAAAACAACTGATTACATCGGAAGGCAGGAAAGACAGGCCCAGTGCCTGGGCGAGCCAGACGTGCCAATCGCCAGTGCCGATTGCGCCGATATTTTGATAGGCCAGGCTCGCTTGCAAGCCCGTATTGTAAAGGGCAAATAAAATACAGGGTTGTAGCGAGAGTACGACTGTGATCATCATGCGCTTCAGGTCCATGCCGTCGCGCACATGTGCATCTGCCTGGGTGACTTCACCGGGGGTGTAAAGGAATGTATCCCCAGCTTCGTAAAACGGATACAGTTTTTCGAGTTTGCCGCCTTCTTCGAAGTGTTCGGCCTGTTTGTCCAATAAATCGCGTAGAGGCTTCACTATCCTTCCTTTTCAATTTCGGTGAGGTTTTCGCGCAGAATAGGCCCAAAATCCATTTTTGACGAGCACGAAAATGTGCATAGTGATAGGTCTTCTTCCTCCAGTTCCAGGATGCCGAGTTTTTCGGCGTCGTCGAGGTCGCGGGTGACGAGTGCCCGAATCAGAAAGTTGGGCAAGATGTCCAGCGGCATGACGTCGTCGTAATTGCCATGCGGCACGAGCGCGCGATGGCTGCCATTGGTGGAGGTGTTTAATTTGAGGCGCTGCCCGAAGAACATTTTGGACAGGGCCAGGTTCTTGATGGTGAAAAATTCGAATCCCGGCGTGATCCAGCCCAAAAAGGCGCGTTTGTTGCCTTCTTCAAGTGCGGTAATTTGCTGGTGATATCGCCCCAAAAAGGCGCGGGTTTCATCTGCTTTGCGCCCGGAGAGGACAGAGCCGCTGATGATCCGATTTTCGACGTTTTCGAGTTCGCCTTCTACGAGGTCCATTATTGAAGCACCCAGGCGGGTGCGGATCAGTTTGGGGTGTTTTACTGTTGGTCCGCCCAGGGCGACTATGCGTTCGGTCATTATCCGCCCGGTTGTGAACAGATGCCCATAGGCTATGACATCCTGTAGCCCGATGTGCCAGACTGTTTTGTTGCGGTGGACGGGGTCTAAGAAGTGGATGTGCGTGCCGACCAATCCAGCGGGGTGCGGTCCAGTAAATTCTTCGACCTGGATGCGGTCGTCGATTTCGGGCAGGTCTAATTCGGGGTCTCTGCAGAGAAAAATTGTCCCTTCTACGAGTTTTGAGACGATTTTCAAGCCCAATGCAAAATTTTTTTCCTGTCCGGCCAATACACGCGCCATGTCCGGGGATAGGGGATTGGTGTCCATCGCGTTGACAAAGATGGATCGGGGTTCTGTCGCGGGGTCGGCTACTTTGCCAAATGGTCGCGCTCTCAAGGCGGTCCACTGTCCGGATGCGATGAGTTGTTTTTTGACTGTTTCCCGGTCCAGGTTGTCGATTTCATCTTCTCGATGAGATTCAAAGGTGATTTCATCGTTGCCTTCCAGGCGAATGACCATGGATAAAAAGGCGCGTTTTGCCCCTCGATGTATAGAAATTACCTCGCCTGCACCGGGTGAGGTATAGAGAACACCTTCCATTTTTTTGTCGGTGAACAATACATCGCCGAGTTTGACGCGATCTCCCACTTGAGCCACGATTGTGGGGCGCATGCCCACATAATCTTCACCTGAGAGTGCTACGGTCTGGACGGGCTTGCCATTTTGTACTGTGGATTGATCGGGTACGCCGCTAATGGGAAGGTCGAGTCCCTGTTTAATTTTTGTCAATGCCATGAGGTCCTCAATTTTTTCCAATAAAAAAAGCAACCACAACTGTCAAATAGCCTTAATAAACAAGGGGGAGGACAGATAACGCGGTTGCTGTTTTGCAGGTGCTGTGAGCATCTGCAGGCATTGGAAACAAATCCATCGTAGTCCAGATAAAGAACAGATGTGTTGTTCAAAAATGCAATAGTTTTCTTGTTTGCGAATAAATTTATTATAAGCGTTTTTAATTGTCAAGCAAAAGGCGTTGGTATCGGAAGAAATAAATTATAGGGGTTCTCAATGTACCAATTCGATATAACGATCCTGAAAAAATTCATTTATTGACAACAAAGTGATTTTTTGATAGAATTTAAATATAGTCATAAATATGGTCATAATTTTTGAAAAGGAGTAAAGATGCCTTCAATTTCTAAAAGTAAATTGAAAGCCAATATGCTTCGTATATTTCGCGATATTGAAAATACCGGCGAAGAAATGATTGTCACAGATCACAATCGTCCTGTTTTACGCATTCAGCCTATTGGGCAAAAAAGGACAGTGGAAGAGGTGTTCGGTACCATTCAGGGCAAGGTCATCTACCGCGAAGATATCAATACACCGACCACCGACGAATGGAAAGATCTGTCATGATTGTTCTGGATACTTCAGCGCTCATATTCTGGACTCTGGATCGAGAGCGATTATCTCAAATCGCAGCACAAGCGATCTCAGACGCCGACCATATTGCCATCAGTTCTATCTCTATTTGGGAGATCGGCATAAAAGTTAAAAAGCAAAAACTCGCTATACCACTTTCTATCCAGGAATTTACGGATAAACTGAAAGCAATAGACCGCTTCGATATTCTGCCTGTAGATGCCCAGACCTGGATCAAGAACCTCGAACTCAATTGGGATCATGGCGATCCTGCTGATCGCACAATTGTTGCGACTGCCAGTTTGCACGCTTGCCCACTCGTCACCTCAGATTCTGCTATCCGCGCATTTTATTCACAGACTATCTGGTGAGGGCGATTTCAAAACTTTTACTGAAATGGAGTTGACGTGAAATATTTGATACTGAATTTGTGGATTATTTTGCTTCTGATATTACCCGGGCAGGCAACATCAGAAGTGGCGGATTCGCTGTCTGTTCTGGAGGAAGCCGTGAAGGTTGCGCCAAAAGATGGCGATGCCTGGGTCAGGTTGGGCAATGTGTATCTGAATGCGGGGGAGATCGAGAAGGCCGATCATGCGTTTCGCAAGGGGATTCGGTATGCCGGGTCGGCAGAGGCTTATGTGGGGTTGGGGCGGGTGTTTATGGCGCGGGGACGGACGCGCGCGCGACAGGGGTTGCAGTATTTTCGGATGGCGCGGGCAAAGGATCCGAAGTCGATAGATGCCGAGTTGTATCTGGCGCGGGCGAAGGTGATGCTGCGCGATCTGGATGCCGAGGATGCGTTTCGCCGCGTGATTGCAATGGCACCCGATTACGCGCCGGTGTATCTGGAATTGGCGGATTGGTATGTGAATAACAATTTCGAGATGTATTACGGCGAGATCCGCCTGTTGTACGAAAAGTATTTGAGGCTGAGGCCGGGTGATATCGAGGCGCTTTACGGATTGGCGGTGTCTTATACGGAGGAGCACAATTACCGATCTGTCGTTGAGATTGGCGAGATGGCGTTGATGAAGAATCCGGGCGAAGCGCGATTGTTGGCGTTACTTGCACAAGCTTATGCAGGTCTGGGCGATCCGGACCGGGCGCTGGAATTGTTCGCGCAGTATTTCAATGTGATTTCAGCAGAAGAACGGGCGCTTTACAAAGATTTGCAACTGGTGGCAAGGCCGGAGGAGTTGCAAGAATATGAATTGCTGCCAGAAGATGAACGCGCCGCGTTTTTGACGACGTTTTGGCGCAGGCGCGATTTGACGCTGATATCGGGAGGTCTTGCGCGAGAGGCTGAACACTATCGCCGGGTGTGGTTCGCGCGGACGCATTTTGCAAAAGCTGTGCAGCCGTGGGACAGGCGCGGCGAGGTTTATATTCGGTATGGTGAGCCGGATTATCGGTCGCGGTCACACGCGCCCAATGCGGTGCCGAGTGCCGAGGCTGAGGCGGTGAAGGAGCGGTTGGCTCTGGATATTGAGGGTGGTTTTGTGGCGTCGGGTGAAATGACTGAGGAGTCGTTTTTTGGCGGTGTGGAGGATGAACAGGCGGTTGGGGATTACGAGGGTGTTAATCTAACTGAACCGGCTTATCCCGTGGCGTTTGGCCCGCGGTCGATGCCGTGGGAGTCGTGGATTTACACGCAGGTTGGCGGCGGTGTGGAGTTTGTTTTTGTGGATGAGTTGCTCAATGGCAAGTGGCAGTTTCCCCCGCTGCCAGATGGTACGCGTCTGTCGGGCGAACGGCTGTCCGCGCTTTTGCGATCCCATCCGGGCGTGGTGTTGAACGATGTGGTGGCTTCCACACCGGAGTATTTTGATTTGCCGCCGGGGATTGAACCGCTGGCGTTTTATTACGATGTGGCGCGTTTTAGAGGGGAAGAGGGCAAGACCGGGGTCGAGGTGTATTACGGGGTGCCGACGCTGGAGGTGGGTATTGAAAATGAGAATGGGCATGTGCGCCGTTCAGTGGTGATTTCAGACGATGAGGGTGAGGAGGTGTTTCGGACTCGGGATGATTTGCATTTTGGGGGTATTGATTCCGGGCAGTTGAAGAAGGGGACATTTGTGCCCGATGTGGCTTATCTGGAGGTGCCACCTGGTACCTATCGCATGGCGGTGCATTTGGCCGATGTGCATTCGGGGAAGTGGGGGGTTTATGTGCAGGATCTGGAAGCGCCGGTATTTTCCGATTCGCTGGCGATGAGCGATCTGGAATTGGCGTGGGCTATTGGCGATAAGCAGGGGTTTCACGATAAGTACCGCAAGGGCGATGTGTGGGTGATGCCGATGCCGTCGCGCAGTTTTGTGAATGATCGCAGTGTGTTTGTCTATTATGAGGTCTATAATTTGCAACGCGATGAATTCGGGCAGACGCGATACAAGGTGTCCTATACGATCCAGCAGGATGTGCGGTCGGGGTCTTCGATTTTTGGGCTGTTGAGTGGGGGATTCAAAAGATTGATGGCGAGGAATAGAAAACCACAGGTGGCGGTGAGTTATGAGCATGTGGGGCGAGATGTGTGGGAGCCGATCCATCTGGAGCTGGATTCAAAAAAGATGATCCTGGGCCTCAATCAGGTTGAGGTTGAGGTGACGGATTTGTCGAGTGGTCAATCCGTGAAGCGCGAGGCTATTTTTAGATTGGAATCGCCGCAGGTAACTGAGAGGCAACGGGGAATTCAGGGCGATGATGTGCGGCAGGGTAGGCGTGGGAGGCGGGGTGGTGAACGACGGCGGTAGTGGTGAGTTTCAGAGACAAGCAAGAGGCGGTCACATATTGTGACCGCTTTTTTTATGTGCCGGGTGGTGTCCATCCCAGATCGCCGAATCGTCGGGAGGTGAGCGCGCGAATTTCGCGGGCGCGGGCGAGGGTTTCGTCGCGTTCTTCCCGAAGGGATTCGGGACGATAGACTTTGCCAGCCCGGATGGTGAGTACGGGATGGATGTTTTTGCGGCCGATTTCCAAATTGTCTCTGACGTCGCGAAATTGGAATTCGCCTTCGCGGATTTCAAAGGCCGATAGGTCTGCGACGGTGCCGATTTTGAGGGTGCCCAGATGCTCGCTTCTGCCAATGGCGGCTGCAGCAGCGGTGGTGGTTTGGCGGACGATGTCGGGGAGTTCGATACCCAGATTGAGCAGTTTAGAGGCGGTTTCCGGGAGGCTGTAAACGGGATCGTTGATTGAACCGGAGTGGATGTCGGTGCTGATGACGTCGGGGAGAAAGTCCTGAGCGAGGGCTTTTTTGGCGGTTTCAAAAAGGAAACTGCCGCCGCCGTGGCCGACGTCGAAGAGAATTCCCTGCTGGCGGGCATGGTGGACTTCGGGACGGATGATGTGCTGGCGGTTTAAAATGGTGTCGCCAATGGTGGCGTCTCCGTCTCCGCGATAGCAGTGGGTGACGATGTCGCCTGGGCGCAGTTCGGCCAGGATGTCGGAGAGGGAGACGCCAGCACCCATGTGGACCATGACGGGTGTGTGGGTCATGTCAGCGGCCCGAACGGCCAATTGTAAGGGGACGATACCGTTTTCTCCGGTGATGGTTTTGCTGATGCGTACTTTGACGCCTACGCAGGTTTCGGGATAGGTGTGGACGACGTAGGCGGTGCGTTCGGGGTCGGCATACTTGATGTCGGTCATTTCTCCGATGGGGCCGTAGGTAAGACCGATGCCGCTGATGTGGATAAAGGTGAGAATCTGGGTGCGGGCGGGGGTGGCGATGAAGTCGCGGAAGGCGAGGAAATTGGCCCAGCCGGGGCTGCCGGCGTCAACGATGGTGGTGACGCCGGTAGCGAGACAGAGGGCATCGGCTTGAATGCCCCAGGTGGTAGCGCCGGCAAAGACGTGGGCATGGATATCGATCCAGCCAGGAGTGAGGATTTTGCCAGTAAGGTCCAGGGTTTCTCTGGCGGGATCGGTAATGGATTCGGAGAGGGCAGCAATGGTGGCGTTTTGGATGGCGACATCGCGGATGGCGTTGATGTTTTGGGAGGGATCAATAACGGTGGCGTTTTTCAGGAGGAGGTCGTAGGGCATGAGGGTATTCCTCTTACTTCAAGTGCCGGTCGAAAAATTCAATGGTTCTGGGCCAGGATGTGCGGTCGCCTGCTTCGTTGTAGCGAGAGCCGGTGGCGTCCATGAAGGCGTGACCAGCGTTGGGGTAAGCGAAGAATTCGTGTTCTTTGTTGTGGCGGGTGAGTTCGGTGTCGAGGATTTTCATGTCTTCGGGGGATGGGTTCTGGTCTGCTTCGCCAAAATGGAACAGGAGCGGGCAGGCAATGTCGGCGGTTCGCTCGAAGGGAGATGGGATGTTTTCACCCAGGGCGGTCATTGTGTTGCCACCGTAATAGGCAACAGCGGCTTTGAAGCCGGGGACGGCGGCGGCCATAAGATAGGCTACGCGGCCACCCATGCAAAAGCCAGTGATGCCGAGGGCGTTGTTATCGACCTTGGGGTGATCGTTCAGGAAAGCAACGGTGGCTTCGATGTCGGCGATCATTTCCAGGTCTTTGAGGGTGCCTGGATTGCGTATGTCATTGATGCCCAGGCGGTGGTAGAGGTCGGGGGCTGCGGCGACATAGCCAGCTTCTGAGAGACGGTCGCACATGGCGTGAATGAAGGCATCGGTGCCACCCGCATGCATGCCGACGACGATACCGGGAAAGGGACCGTCGCCATCGGGAAGGGAGAGATAGAGGCCCAGGTTTTGGTCGTTAACGGGGATGGTTTCTGTGAAGGCTGGCATTGAGAGTCTCCTTTTTTGTTGTGTTTATCCCCTGCGATCGCTCCAGATATTATCGGCGTCGATGGGTTCTTCTGTGTGGACAATCCCCTGATCGTCAATGCCCAGGACGGGCAGTTCTTCGTGATAGTTGGCATAAGGTCCCCACATGACGGCGAGTTGCTCAGGTGTCATGCCGTCGATGTGTGACTGATCCCAATAATGCTCGGGCGGTGCAACTTCTTCTGCGGTTCCCTGCCGGGCAGACGTTCTGCTGGTGTATTTGTAGAGGATGGACCGGCGCTGGTGTTCTGCTTGCCAGGGCAAGGTGCCGTGCGTTTGCGCGCCGTCCATGAAAAAGAGGACATCTCCCGCTTTCATAGCGGGTTGAACGAGTACGTCCATGTCACTTTTGAAGTATTTGAGATCTTCGGGTATGATGTATTTGGATTTGTGCGATCCCGGTACGGCGACAAATCCGCCATCGCCTTTGCCGACGTCTGATAGTTGATAGGAGACTGTGACGCCGCCGCAGTGCATTGCGCCGTTTTGATTGCGATAGGCCACATAGGGTTTGTGGCGGTCGCCCGATCCGTGCAGCCGGAGACCATCTACGCCTTTGACGTGACCGATTAACTCGGGGCCGTGGTCGAGACGGAAGCCTCGGCCACACATTTTGTTGAGGCGAGATACGATCTGGGGATGGACGAGCATTTTTCTGAAGGGATCGGAATACGGCGGCGACATTTCCAGGAAATAGGGATGCTTGTTGCTGGTTCTGACAACTGTGGTTGCCCGAATATCCGGTCTGCCGGGCAGGGCGTCGGAGTCCTGGATTTTTAGAATTTCCCGGGTGTAATAATCGATGGCTTCATTTGCTTCTGCGATTTCATCGGGACTGAGTACCTGGGGCACAACGAGATGCCCGGTGAGGTCCCAGAAGTATCTTTCTTTGGCGTCCATTGCGGGTTTCCTCGCGTTTTTACTCTGTCGGTGAGTATCCAGAGTTCGTCAGATCCAGGGGTCTGTAATGAACTTCAAAAATGTTTAAAATTCAAGATAAAAAAGAGGTCAGTGTTGTATCCGTTGTTTTGCCAGGGCGACTGCGCCGAGAAGGACGGAGCGGTTTTTGAGTTTGGCAGGGGCGATTCTAAGGCTTGGACGGTGAACCGGCATGAGGAATCGAAGGGTTTCTCTTCGCAGCGGTTCAAATAGGATGCGCCCTGCGTTTGAGACGCCGCCTCCGATGACGATGACGTCGGGAGCGAATGCGTTTACGGCGATTGCCAGACCCTGTCCGAGGTCGGTGCAGATTTCATCGACGAGTGCTCTGGCATAAGGGTCGCCAGAACGCGCGGTGTCGAACAGGGTTTTGGCTGTGATGGGGTTGTTGTTTGCGATTCGTGTGATTGCGATGCCTTTGCGCGGATGTTTTTGCACTGCTGCTGTTGCTCGCTCGCCGATGGCAGTGCCAGAGCACAGGGCTTCGAGGCAGCCGCGATTGCCGCAGTCGCATTGGGGGCCGTCGCGCAAGATGGGCACATGTCCGAGTTCGCCGGCATATCCGTTGCCACCGCGGTAAAGTTCGCCGTTGATGATGATACCCCCACCAATGCCGGTGCTGACCGTGTAGTAGATGATGTGACGACTGTTTTTGCCCGCGCCAAAAGTAAATTCTCCCAGTGCGCCCACGTTGGCGTCGTTGTCGATTATTGAGGGTAAGCCGAGGTGTTTTTCGACAATTTTCGGCAGTGGGCAATCGTCCCATCCGACGACGTGGGTGGAGTTGACGATGCGCTGTGTGTCGTAGTTGACGGGACCGCCAAATCCAATGCCGCAGGCCAATACGGATGATTGTCCGATCAGTGTTTTGCTTGCTGCGAGTATGCGGTCAATTCTTTTGTCGGCGTGGTCTGCGCGATTTGTTTTGTGCTGGATGTGTTTGATGACGCGGCCAGCGGGCGTGGCGAGAGCCAGGCCAAATTGGGTGCCGCCGATGTCAATGGCGAGGATCACGGTGTGGCTCCAGATGGCAATAGTGTGCGGCGCACGAGCAGGGCAATGATGCCTGAGATGGCAATGGCTGTGACCATGGAGATGGATGAGGCGCTGTAAAACTGACTGAATAGGGTGACAAATAATCCCGCTGTGCTCATTTGTATAAATCCCATGAGCGCGGAGGCGAGTCCGGCTTTTTCCGGGTAGGGTACGATTGCGCCAGCCATTGCCTGGGGGCGCACCATACCGCCGCCTATTGTGAATAAACACATTGGGGCGATGATGGTGATGACCGAAAATACGCCCGCGAGTTTGAGTCCCAATAAAAGTATGCCTGCGCCCGCTGCGATCAGGCTGCCAAGTTGAATGATGCGTGCGCTGCCGAGGCGATTGTTGAGACGGCCAGATAAAAATGCGCCGATCATGAGGCCCACGGCGACCGATCCAAAACAGAAGCCGTAGAGTTGGGGAGAGACGTCCAACTCGGTGATGAGGACAAAAGATGAGTTTGTGATAAAGGCAAACATGCCCCAGAAGAGGATGGCGACCATAAAGGTATATCCGAGGTACTGACGGCTGCTGAGGAGGTCGCGGTAATTGGCTATCATGCGCGTTGGGTTCAGGGCTGTGGGGTCGATCATGTTATTGGTTTCGGGCACTGCCCAGAGGTAGCCGAAGAAGAACAGGGCACCCAGCGCACTGAGTACGACAAAGACGGCTTGCCATCCAAAATAGGCTTGTAAAAATCCACCGATTACAGGTGCGAGTATGGGGGCGAGGGCAATGGCTGTGGCCATGTAGGACATTATTCTGGCGGCGTGGATTTCGCCATATATGTCGCGTACTACAGCGCGGCTTACAGAAGGGCCACTGCCTCCGGCAAATCCCTGTAATACACGGGCTAAGATGAGTGCGCCCACTGTGGGGGCAAACAGGCAACCCAGGCCCGCGAGGGCGTAACAGGCCAGGCCGATGAGCAAGATGGAGCGGCGACCATATCGGTCAGAGAGGGGACCAAAGACGAGTTGCGCCGCGCCCAGTGCCATCAGGAATAGGGTGACAGCGGGCTGGATGTGGGTGGGTTGGGTTTGAAATTCCCGTACCATTGCCGGCATGGAGGGCAAAAACATGTCAATGGACAGAGGGGGCAGGCCAGACAGGCCGGTTAGCAAGATGGGAATGAGGATGCGAGAGGTGGGAGATCGTTGTTCTGCGCTCAAATCATGCCCTTCCGCTAAATCAGGGATATGATGAACCAGATGATGACGATGGCGACAAAGGGCGATATGTCCAGTCCGCCCAGGTCGGGCAATAGACGGCGAATGGGTACGAGAACCGGGTCTGTGATGGCGCATATTATTCTGATGAGTGGATTATATGGGTTGGGATTTATCCATGAGATGAGTGCTCGCGCAATGATGATGTAGCCGTAAATTTTGAGGAGGGTTACTAAGAACATAAGCTGGACCTTTCGCGATTCGGTTAAAAAGAAGATTTGATAAATTATCAATTTGCGCGAGAAATGCAACGGAAAAGACGGGGCTTGTTTTCTTCAGGGAGCAGCGTTTTTTGGGTGTTGCACACGTTGACAAAGTTTGGTATTCTGATGACTACTGAGTCCGGGGACGGCACAGGGCCTGTCCCGTAGTGCCTTTATACGGGAACCGTTCCCTACTCGAACACGATCCTTGTCTATAATGCAGGGGCGGTGCCCCCGTGCCCGCCCGCTGACTACTGAGGACTTTGTAATGCGTTTCGGATATTTCTGTCTTTTGCTCTGTCTTTTGCCAATGCACGCGCTGGCAAGTTCGCCAGCCTATCAAAAGGTCGCCGATGTTTCGCTTGCTGGCTCCCTTTCTCTCCAGCACTATCGCCTCGCCAATGGCCTTCAGGTTGCAATTGTGGAGGACGATACCCGACCCGTTGTGACGTGCCAAATCGTCTATCGCGTGGGGTCTTCTCACGAAGCACCCGGCAGGCAGGGTATGGCGCATCTGGTCGAGCACCTCGCACTGGATCGCTCATTCTTAGAATCGCTCTATCTTTTGGGTGCGCCACACGCCAATGCCAGTACGTCTAAAGATGGTACAAAATACTACGCGACTGTTCCCAAAGCGCAGCTGGATACACTGATTGCCTATTTTGCACGGGGTATGACACGGTTTGATGTTTCGCAGGAAGCATTCGATCTCGAAAAAGAGGTCGTTCTGGCTGAATGGGCGAGAAGTGCAAGTCTTGCGCGTCGGCTT
The genomic region above belongs to Gemmatimonadota bacterium and contains:
- a CDS encoding amidohydrolase/deacetylase family metallohydrolase is translated as MPYDLLLKNATVIDPSQNINAIRDVAIQNATIAALSESITDPARETLDLTGKILTPGWIDIHAHVFAGATTWGIQADALCLATGVTTIVDAGSPGWANFLAFRDFIATPARTQILTFIHISGIGLTYGPIGEMTDIKYADPERTAYVVHTYPETCVGVKVRISKTITGENGIVPLQLAVRAADMTHTPVMVHMGAGVSLSDILAELRPGDIVTHCYRGDGDATIGDTILNRQHIIRPEVHHARQQGILFDVGHGGGSFLFETAKKALAQDFLPDVISTDIHSGSINDPVYSLPETASKLLNLGIELPDIVRQTTTAAAAAIGRSEHLGTLKIGTVADLSAFEIREGEFQFRDVRDNLEIGRKNIHPVLTIRAGKVYRPESLREERDETLARAREIRALTSRRFGDLGWTPPGT
- a CDS encoding prevent-host-death protein, producing MPSISKSKLKANMLRIFRDIENTGEEMIVTDHNRPVLRIQPIGQKRTVEEVFGTIQGKVIYREDINTPTTDEWKDLS
- a CDS encoding type II toxin-antitoxin system VapC family toxin, whose amino-acid sequence is MIVLDTSALIFWTLDRERLSQIAAQAISDADHIAISSISIWEIGIKVKKQKLAIPLSIQEFTDKLKAIDRFDILPVDAQTWIKNLELNWDHGDPADRTIVATASLHACPLVTSDSAIRAFYSQTIW
- a CDS encoding ROK family protein, whose amino-acid sequence is MILAIDIGGTQFGLALATPAGRVIKHIQHKTNRADHADKRIDRILAASKTLIGQSSVLACGIGFGGPVNYDTQRIVNSTHVVGWDDCPLPKIVEKHLGLPSIIDNDANVGALGEFTFGAGKNSRHIIYYTVSTGIGGGIIINGELYRGGNGYAGELGHVPILRDGPQCDCGNRGCLEALCSGTAIGERATAAVQKHPRKGIAITRIANNNPITAKTLFDTARSGDPYARALVDEICTDLGQGLAIAVNAFAPDVIVIGGGVSNAGRILFEPLRRETLRFLMPVHRPSLRIAPAKLKNRSVLLGAVALAKQRIQH
- a CDS encoding Na(+)-translocating NADH-quinone reductase subunit A, producing the protein MTKIKQGLDLPISGVPDQSTVQNGKPVQTVALSGEDYVGMRPTIVAQVGDRVKLGDVLFTDKKMEGVLYTSPGAGEVISIHRGAKRAFLSMVIRLEGNDEITFESHREDEIDNLDRETVKKQLIASGQWTALRARPFGKVADPATEPRSIFVNAMDTNPLSPDMARVLAGQEKNFALGLKIVSKLVEGTIFLCRDPELDLPEIDDRIQVEEFTGPHPAGLVGTHIHFLDPVHRNKTVWHIGLQDVIAYGHLFTTGRIMTERIVALGGPTVKHPKLIRTRLGASIMDLVEGELENVENRIISGSVLSGRKADETRAFLGRYHQQITALEEGNKRAFLGWITPGFEFFTIKNLALSKMFFGQRLKLNTSTNGSHRALVPHGNYDDVMPLDILPNFLIRALVTRDLDDAEKLGILELEEEDLSLCTFSCSSKMDFGPILRENLTEIEKEG
- a CDS encoding GWxTD domain-containing protein — protein: MKYLILNLWIILLLILPGQATSEVADSLSVLEEAVKVAPKDGDAWVRLGNVYLNAGEIEKADHAFRKGIRYAGSAEAYVGLGRVFMARGRTRARQGLQYFRMARAKDPKSIDAELYLARAKVMLRDLDAEDAFRRVIAMAPDYAPVYLELADWYVNNNFEMYYGEIRLLYEKYLRLRPGDIEALYGLAVSYTEEHNYRSVVEIGEMALMKNPGEARLLALLAQAYAGLGDPDRALELFAQYFNVISAEERALYKDLQLVARPEELQEYELLPEDERAAFLTTFWRRRDLTLISGGLAREAEHYRRVWFARTHFAKAVQPWDRRGEVYIRYGEPDYRSRSHAPNAVPSAEAEAVKERLALDIEGGFVASGEMTEESFFGGVEDEQAVGDYEGVNLTEPAYPVAFGPRSMPWESWIYTQVGGGVEFVFVDELLNGKWQFPPLPDGTRLSGERLSALLRSHPGVVLNDVVASTPEYFDLPPGIEPLAFYYDVARFRGEEGKTGVEVYYGVPTLEVGIENENGHVRRSVVISDDEGEEVFRTRDDLHFGGIDSGQLKKGTFVPDVAYLEVPPGTYRMAVHLADVHSGKWGVYVQDLEAPVFSDSLAMSDLELAWAIGDKQGFHDKYRKGDVWVMPMPSRSFVNDRSVFVYYEVYNLQRDEFGQTRYKVSYTIQQDVRSGSSIFGLLSGGFKRLMARNRKPQVAVSYEHVGRDVWEPIHLELDSKKMILGLNQVEVEVTDLSSGQSVKREAIFRLESPQVTERQRGIQGDDVRQGRRGRRGGERRR
- a CDS encoding phytanoyl-CoA dioxygenase family protein — encoded protein: MDAKERYFWDLTGHLVVPQVLSPDEIAEANEAIDYYTREILKIQDSDALPGRPDIRATTVVRTSNKHPYFLEMSPPYSDPFRKMLVHPQIVSRLNKMCGRGFRLDHGPELIGHVKGVDGLRLHGSGDRHKPYVAYRNQNGAMHCGGVTVSYQLSDVGKGDGGFVAVPGSHKSKYIIPEDLKYFKSDMDVLVQPAMKAGDVLFFMDGAQTHGTLPWQAEHQRRSILYKYTSRTSARQGTAEEVAPPEHYWDQSHIDGMTPEQLAVMWGPYANYHEELPVLGIDDQGIVHTEEPIDADNIWSDRRG
- a CDS encoding dienelactone hydrolase family protein, with product MPAFTETIPVNDQNLGLYLSLPDGDGPFPGIVVGMHAGGTDAFIHAMCDRLSEAGYVAAAPDLYHRLGINDIRNPGTLKDLEMIADIEATVAFLNDHPKVDNNALGITGFCMGGRVAYLMAAAVPGFKAAVAYYGGNTMTALGENIPSPFERTADIACPLLFHFGEADQNPSPEDMKILDTELTRHNKEHEFFAYPNAGHAFMDATGSRYNEAGDRTSWPRTIEFFDRHLK
- a CDS encoding NADH:ubiquinone reductase (Na(+)-transporting) subunit B, which translates into the protein MKPLRDLLDKQAEHFEEGGKLEKLYPFYEAGDTFLYTPGEVTQADAHVRDGMDLKRMMITVVLSLQPCILFALYNTGLQASLAYQNIGAIGTGDWHVWLAQALGLSFLPSDVISCFAIGAIYFVPVQLVTIAAGGICEAIFAVIRKHEINEGFLVTSTLFPLTMPPLIPLWQVALGIIFGVVIGKEIFGGVGMNFLNPALTGRAFLYFAYPAQISGDAVWIAVDGYSQATPLAAYADTHIQLDYTWWESFIGLIPGSMGETSTLCCLLGAGVLILTRVGSWQIMAGVTIGMIVSALFFNWIGSTTNPLLNVSPAWHFVIGGFAFGTVFMATDPVSAAMTRQGKWVYGILIGVMTVLIRVTNPAYPEGIMLAILFANVFAPIIDRVFIDRNIKRRLARAE